From Virgibacillus ihumii, the proteins below share one genomic window:
- the addA gene encoding helicase-exonuclease AddAB subunit AddA has protein sequence MVKWTKEQEQAIYTDGRDVLVAAAAGSGKTAVLVERIIQKLLHKQNPVDIDSLLVVTFTNAAAQEMRNRVGQALEEALAQDPSSNHLKKQLSLLQRASISTLHSFCLDVVKQYAYLLDIDPAFRIANDMEADLIKQEVMDDLFEDWYGTEGTEQEKFFAVVDRFSSDRSDTDVENLVLDLYTFAMQNPWPEQWLDELAGVYDIPADWQESELPWLNIIKREVRNQLAAMREEINLAMDLTKESDGPYHYADAVESDALSMQEALAKVDSWNELQTHFVESSFAKLSGKRVDCDEAKKDQVKNLRNSYKKRWNDMKDNWFSRNLTGHVADMQELAPVIKQLTELVKQFKDRFTEQKRERGIVDFSDLEHYCLQLLCDETSEPEHIIASRVATALKEQFTELLVDEYQDTNLVQETILTLISDQTGPGNMFMVGDVKQSIYRFRHAEPSLFIDKYKRFAGNDSPAERIDLASNFRSREQVLTGTNYIFRQILDEELGEITYDQDAELIYANNMYDTLPHTEPEPELIVIDREAPEEKEDISPEEEDYQDLEKAQLEARSYAEKIKGWIGRDDAEPLQVYDKNTDSQREIQYRDIVILMRSMTWAPTIVDELKRQGIPVYAELSTGYFEAIEVKVMINVLKVIDNPRQDIPLASVLKSPIVGLDEEQLASVRLADKRGNYFDALKAYQKQYHNDTAEKISNFLEQVERFRLAARQGALSELIWQIFRETGYYDFVGGMPGGRQRQANLRALYDRARGYETTSFRGLFRFLRFIERMEERGDDLGAARALSEQEDVVRIMTIHKSKGLEFPVVILGAMDKQFNLQDLRQRYLLHKDLGFASKYIDPVKRVTYPTLYYHALQKEKLREMLAEEMRVLYVAMTRAKEKLLMVGNVASFEKKQEKWQKILDHSGWILPAHYRIDSKTYLDWVGPALIRHQSNEALRSEELKDKVLEAIRIDPSEWNVKIVHGSSLANLDESDVGADLERKENITEWRPVELDDAELDESVNKRLSYSYPYRDAAVSRAKQTVTEIKRQRELKDEYSSDQLMQPFRAPIARRPAFMQKKRTITAAERGTAMHTVMQHIPMVSPMGSAEIAEFSERLVAREVLTSEEAEVIDTETIEEFFRTSIAKKIMNAPTIYREVPFSLALSAKDVYANWSSDTDEQVLVQGVIDCVIPADDGWIILDYKTDAIHQEVDDQVKEKLVRRYETQMDLYRHAIEHIWNEPVTQTYLYFFSRQLVLKV, from the coding sequence ATGGTTAAATGGACAAAGGAACAGGAACAGGCGATATACACGGACGGCCGGGATGTGCTCGTGGCGGCCGCGGCTGGATCCGGAAAAACAGCTGTGCTGGTGGAGCGGATTATTCAAAAACTGCTTCATAAACAGAATCCGGTCGATATTGATTCGTTGCTGGTCGTGACTTTTACAAATGCGGCAGCACAGGAAATGCGGAATCGGGTCGGACAGGCACTTGAAGAGGCATTGGCGCAGGATCCGTCATCCAACCATTTAAAAAAGCAACTGTCCCTTCTGCAGCGTGCATCCATTTCCACGCTCCACTCATTCTGCCTGGATGTGGTGAAACAGTATGCATACCTGTTGGACATCGATCCTGCATTCCGGATTGCCAATGATATGGAAGCAGACCTGATCAAGCAGGAAGTAATGGATGATCTGTTTGAGGACTGGTATGGCACAGAAGGAACAGAACAGGAGAAGTTTTTTGCAGTGGTTGACCGTTTTTCCAGTGACCGCAGCGATACAGATGTCGAGAATCTTGTCCTTGATTTGTACACATTTGCCATGCAAAACCCGTGGCCGGAACAATGGCTGGATGAACTTGCTGGTGTATATGATATTCCGGCGGACTGGCAGGAATCGGAATTACCCTGGCTTAATATCATCAAACGGGAGGTCCGAAACCAGCTGGCAGCAATGCGGGAGGAAATCAACCTGGCCATGGACTTGACCAAAGAAAGTGATGGTCCCTATCATTATGCGGACGCGGTTGAATCCGATGCCCTGAGTATGCAGGAAGCACTTGCCAAGGTGGATTCGTGGAATGAACTGCAAACTCATTTTGTGGAAAGTTCTTTCGCGAAATTATCCGGCAAACGGGTGGACTGTGATGAGGCGAAAAAAGACCAGGTGAAAAATCTGCGCAACAGTTATAAAAAGCGCTGGAACGATATGAAGGATAACTGGTTCAGCCGCAACCTCACAGGGCATGTGGCGGATATGCAGGAACTGGCTCCTGTCATCAAACAGTTGACGGAACTGGTCAAACAGTTCAAAGATCGGTTTACTGAGCAAAAACGTGAACGGGGTATTGTTGATTTTTCCGACCTGGAGCATTACTGTTTGCAACTTTTATGCGACGAAACTTCTGAACCAGAACATATTATCGCGTCCCGTGTTGCAACTGCACTCAAAGAACAATTCACTGAACTGTTAGTGGATGAATATCAGGATACCAATCTGGTGCAGGAAACGATTTTAACGTTAATCAGTGATCAGACCGGACCGGGCAATATGTTCATGGTTGGTGATGTGAAACAGAGTATTTATAGGTTCCGTCATGCCGAACCGTCACTGTTTATTGATAAATATAAACGTTTTGCCGGCAATGACAGTCCGGCCGAACGCATTGACCTGGCCAGTAATTTCCGGAGCCGCGAACAGGTGCTGACCGGTACCAATTATATTTTTCGGCAGATTCTTGATGAGGAGCTTGGTGAAATTACGTATGATCAGGATGCCGAGCTGATTTACGCGAATAACATGTATGACACGCTGCCACATACCGAACCGGAGCCGGAATTGATTGTAATCGACCGGGAAGCACCTGAGGAAAAAGAGGATATATCCCCGGAAGAAGAGGATTACCAGGATTTGGAGAAAGCGCAGCTCGAAGCACGGTCCTATGCGGAAAAAATTAAAGGATGGATTGGACGGGATGATGCAGAGCCGCTGCAGGTTTATGATAAAAACACGGATTCACAGCGTGAAATCCAATACCGTGACATTGTCATCCTGATGCGCTCGATGACATGGGCACCGACGATTGTCGATGAATTGAAACGGCAGGGAATCCCGGTTTATGCTGAACTTTCCACCGGTTATTTTGAAGCCATTGAAGTGAAAGTAATGATTAATGTGCTCAAAGTAATCGATAATCCAAGGCAGGATATTCCGTTAGCCTCGGTGCTGAAGTCACCGATTGTCGGTCTGGATGAAGAACAGTTGGCATCGGTAAGACTGGCTGACAAGCGAGGGAATTATTTCGATGCACTTAAGGCTTATCAAAAGCAATATCATAATGATACGGCGGAGAAAATCAGCAATTTCCTGGAACAGGTAGAACGTTTCCGGCTGGCGGCAAGACAAGGTGCATTATCCGAATTAATCTGGCAGATTTTCCGGGAAACCGGCTATTACGATTTTGTCGGCGGCATGCCGGGCGGACGACAGCGCCAAGCCAATCTGAGAGCGTTGTACGATCGTGCCCGGGGTTATGAAACGACCTCATTCCGCGGTTTGTTCCGGTTTCTGCGGTTTATCGAGCGGATGGAGGAACGTGGCGATGATCTTGGTGCAGCCCGGGCGTTAAGCGAACAGGAAGACGTCGTCCGGATTATGACGATTCATAAAAGTAAAGGATTGGAATTTCCGGTGGTTATTTTGGGAGCAATGGATAAGCAGTTTAACTTACAGGATTTGCGACAGCGTTACTTGCTGCATAAGGATTTGGGGTTTGCCAGCAAATACATTGATCCAGTGAAACGAGTCACCTATCCGACACTATATTATCATGCGCTTCAGAAGGAAAAGCTCCGTGAAATGCTGGCCGAGGAGATGCGTGTATTGTACGTTGCGATGACCCGCGCGAAGGAAAAACTTTTAATGGTAGGGAATGTTGCATCGTTTGAAAAGAAACAGGAAAAATGGCAGAAGATATTGGATCATTCCGGTTGGATTTTGCCAGCGCACTACCGGATTGATTCGAAAACATATCTCGATTGGGTCGGTCCTGCTCTGATTCGTCATCAATCCAATGAAGCCTTACGGAGCGAAGAATTGAAAGATAAGGTGCTGGAAGCGATTCGGATTGATCCTTCTGAATGGAACGTAAAAATCGTCCATGGCAGTTCATTGGCTAACCTGGATGAATCAGATGTGGGAGCAGATCTGGAGCGAAAAGAAAACATCACGGAATGGCGGCCGGTTGAGCTGGATGATGCGGAGTTGGATGAATCAGTTAATAAGCGGCTTTCCTACAGTTACCCCTATCGCGATGCGGCTGTGTCACGCGCCAAACAGACGGTTACGGAAATTAAACGGCAGCGTGAATTGAAGGATGAATACAGTTCAGATCAGCTCATGCAGCCATTCCGGGCGCCGATTGCCAGAAGGCCGGCCTTTATGCAGAAAAAGCGGACAATTACAGCAGCAGAACGTGGTACGGCTATGCATACGGTCATGCAGCATATTCCAATGGTCAGTCCTATGGGTTCTGCGGAAATTGCAGAGTTCTCCGAGAGGTTGGTGGCGCGTGAAGTCCTGACCTCCGAGGAAGCGGAAGTCATTGACACGGAAACAATCGAGGAATTTTTCCGTACGTCGATTGCCAAAAAGATTATGAATGCACCAACTATTTACCGGGAAGTGCCGTTCAGCTTGGCATTGTCCGCCAAAGATGTTTATGCCAATTGGTCGAGTGATACCGATGAACAGGTGCTCGTCCAAGGGGTTATCGACTGTGTTATCCCGGCTGATGATGGATGGATTATTTTGGACTATAAAACAGATGCAATCCATCAGGAAGTGGATGATCAGGTCAAAGAAAAACTCGTCAGACGATATGAAACACAAATGGACCTGTATCGGCATGCGATTGAACATATTTGGAACGAACCAGTTACTCAGACGTATTTGTATTTCTTTTCCCGCCAGCTCGTGTTAAAAGTTTAA
- a CDS encoding GNAT family N-acetyltransferase yields the protein MKTDLYEKIKVVKGEKFVTIEDTKNLAEYELIRLINDLMNQSAVKNTKTINILVESKLSEQVDSELRQNSFHMHDENVTVRKELETHITEEQFYLLKTLNELSENEFKTIWQKSMEGSLNAPSSLNIDEQMRNVEVELGPGYKDSCIVAYEGENPIGVIMPHIEPGTKEEGRIFYFGLIPEERGKGKSKPLHQQALFILKNQFDASYYIGSTSHHNKPMLKTFERNGCNVLERNKVYKRETEEREVYESK from the coding sequence ATGAAAACTGACCTTTATGAAAAAATAAAAGTTGTCAAAGGGGAAAAATTTGTAACAATTGAAGATACTAAGAACCTGGCTGAATATGAACTCATTCGACTTATAAACGATCTGATGAATCAGTCAGCTGTCAAAAATACGAAGACTATAAATATTTTAGTTGAAAGTAAACTTAGCGAGCAAGTAGATTCAGAGTTGCGCCAAAATAGCTTCCACATGCACGACGAAAATGTCACCGTCCGGAAAGAATTAGAAACTCATATTACAGAGGAACAATTTTATTTACTCAAAACGTTAAACGAGCTATCGGAAAATGAATTTAAGACTATATGGCAAAAATCGATGGAAGGATCTCTAAATGCGCCATCCTCTTTAAACATTGATGAGCAGATGCGAAATGTAGAGGTTGAACTGGGACCAGGTTACAAAGATTCCTGCATCGTTGCATATGAAGGTGAGAATCCAATAGGTGTCATCATGCCTCATATAGAACCAGGCACCAAAGAGGAGGGCAGGATATTTTACTTTGGCTTAATTCCTGAAGAAAGAGGAAAAGGGAAGAGCAAGCCGCTTCATCAACAGGCACTGTTTATTTTAAAAAACCAGTTTGATGCATCTTACTATATTGGCAGTACAAGTCATCATAACAAACCAATGTTGAAAACCTTTGAGCGTAATGGGTGTAATGTATTGGAACGGAATAAAGTTTATAAAAGGGAAACGGAAGAACGGGAGGTTTACGAGTCAAAATGA